The proteins below come from a single Onychomys torridus chromosome 18, mOncTor1.1, whole genome shotgun sequence genomic window:
- the Prickle4 gene encoding prickle-like protein 4, producing MRKHWELLPMLPLSTQQGDLVQAREAGEGRLPPVSVRNSDWSLQQDSSMFREPDPPVNSVSDSGHQPMEGYEETSLQVPPGSSLGLPCLDIKQASNWPGFQNLLQQLPPQDSDERYCLALAEEELVQLRFFCAQRKQQSLGQGVARLLPPKLEGYTCEKCKKLLNPGEYGVFAARAGERCCWHRPCFACQACGQALINLIYFYHDGHLYCGRHHAELLRPRCPACDQLIFSQRCTEAEGRRWHENHFCCQDCAGPLGAGRYALPGGSPCCPSCFASRYQSAGPSSVGALEGQASLGETRPDPSISWNCASSDDKITSRAALPSTVASPTLEHRSGASKRQDRGRPQTPRNPKDDSPCPTCSSSSESEPEGFFFGQRLPGPWKTPENLQAGDRDISRKHCTIC from the exons ATGAGGAAACACTGGGAGCTACTGCCTATGCTTCCTTTGAGCACTCAGCAGGGCGATCTGGTACAGGCCAGAGAAGCTGGGGAAG GCAGACTGCCACCAGTGTCAGTTCGCAATTCTGACTGGTCCCTCCAACAGGACAGCTCTATGTTCAGGGAGCCAGATCCACCAGTCAACTCAGTCAGTGACTCAGGCCACCAGCCAATGGAGGGCTATGAGGAAACCTCTCTTCAG GTTCCTCCAGGCTCAAGCTTGGGCCTGCCTTGCCTGGATATCAAGCAAGCCTCAAACTGGCCTGGGTTTCAGAACCTCCTTCAGCAGCTTCCTCCACAGGACAGTGAT GAGCGCTACTGTCTGGCCCTAGCAGAGGAGGAGCTGGTCCAACTGCGATTCTTCTGTGCCCAGCGGAAGCAGCAATCCCTAGGGCAGGGGGTGGCCCGCCTGCTGCCTCCCAAGCTTGAAGGATACACCTGTGAGAAG TGCAAGAAGCTGCTGAATCCAGGAGAGTACGGGGTGTTTGCGGCCAGGGCTGGTGAGCGGTGCTGCTGGCACAGACCTTGTTTTGCTTGCCAGGCCTGTGGTCAGGCCCTGATAAACCTCATCTACTTTTACCACGATGGGCATCTCTACTGTGGCCGCCATCATGCAGAGCTGTTGCGACCTCGATGTCCTGCTTGTGACCAG CTGATCTTCTCTCAGCGCTGCACCGAGGCCGAGGGACGGCGCTGGCATGAGAACCACTTCTGCTGCCAAGACTGCGCCGGGCCTCTGGGTGCAGGACGTTATGCCCTGCCCGGAGGCAGTCCCTGCTGCCCCAGCTGCTTCGCGAGCCGCTACCAGAGTGCAGGCCCTAGCTCAGTGGGGGCACTGGAAGGGCAAGCGTCCCTTG GGGAAACAAGACCCGATCCAAGCATCAGCTGGAACTGTGCCTCCTCGGATGACAAAATCACCTCCCGAGCTGCGCTTCCCTCTACAGTCGCTAGCCCCACCCTAGAACACCGGAGCGGGGCGTCCAAAAGGCAGGACCGAGGCCGCCCACAGACGCCCAGAAACCCCAAAGATGACAGCCCCTGCCCtacctgctcctcttcctccgaGTCGGAACCCGAAGGTTTTTTCTTCGGCCAGCGCCTTCCAGGTCCCTGGAAGACCCCCGAAAACCTCCAGGCAGGTGACAGAGACATCTCCAGGAAGCACTGCACCATTTGTTAG
- the Frs3 gene encoding fibroblast growth factor receptor substrate 3 — translation MGSCCSCLDRDSVPHNHPTKFKVANVDDEGAELGSGVMELTQSELVLHLHQREAVRWPYLCLRRYGYDSNLFSFESGRRCQTGQGIFAFKCSRAEEIFNLLQDLMQCNSINVMEEPVIITRNSHPPELDLPRGPSQPTGYTVSSLSNGCAGCPGEGTRFSAPRRPSTSSLRHPSLGEESTHTLIGSDEQSHTYVNTPTGEEDHRRSRHCLQPLPEGRAPFPPQTRVSDQRDPQVFLQPGQVKFVLGPTPARRQVMKCQSLCPSMHDPPHHNNNEGPSECPAQPKCTYENVTGSLRPGAGWRLSPEEPGWSGLAHRRAALMHYENLPPLPPVWESQTQQLGGEAGDDGDSRDGLTPSSNGFPDGEEDETPLQKPTSTRASTRSHSSFPVPLTRRRRRGSPRVFNFDFRRPGPEPSRQLNYIQVELKGWGTDRPKGSQNPSVSGAPGPTPHPARSSDSYAVIDLKKTVAMSNLQRALPRDDGTVRKTRHNSTDLPL, via the exons ATGGGGAGCTGCTGTAGCTGCCTGGACAGAGACAGTGTGCCACACAACCACCCTACCAAGTTCAAG GTGGCAAACGTGGATGATGAAGGGGCAGAGCTGGGCTCGGGGGTGATGGAGCTGACCCAGAGTGAGCTGGTGCTGCACCTGCACCAGCGGGAAGCCGTCCGCTGGCCTTACCTCTGCCTGCGCCGCTATGGTTATGACTCCAACCTCTTCTCCTTTGAGAGTGGCCGCCGCTGTCAGACGGGCCAGG GGATCTTTGCTTTCAAGTGCTCACGGGCAGAGGAAATCTTCAACCTGCTGCAGGACCTCATGCAATGTAACAGCATCAATGTGATGGAAGAGCCAGTCATCATCACACGTAACAGCCACCCCCCAGAGCTCGACCTCCCTCGGGGGCCCTCACAGCCCACTG GCTACACTGTCTCCAGCCTCTCCAATGGCTGTGCTGGCTGCCCTGGAGAGGGCACACGGTTCTCCGCTCCCCGCCGACCCTCCACAAGCAGCCTGCGACACCCCTCGCTTGGGGAAGAGTCCACCCACACCCTCATTGGCTCCGATGAgcag TCCCACACCTATGTCAACACACCAACTGGCGAAGAAGACCACCGCAGGAGTCGCCACTGCCTGCAGCCACTGCCTGAGGGCCGGGCACCCTTTCCACCACAGACCCGGGTTTCTGACCAGCGGGACCCACAGGTGTTCTTGCAACCAGGGCAGGTCAAGTTTGTGTTGGGCCCCACCCCTGCTCGTCGGCAGGTGATGAAGTGTCAGAGCCTCTGCCCCAGCATGCACGACCCTCCCCATCACAACAACAACGAAGGTCCTTCTGagtgcccagcccagcccaaatGCACATACGAGAATGTCACCGGGAGCCTGCGGCCAGGGGCTGGCTGGAGACTGAGCCCGGAGGAGCCAGGGTGGAGCGGCCTGGCTCACCGTCGGGCTGCCCTGATGCACTATGAGAACCTTCCCCCGCTCCCCCCTGTGTGGGAGAGCCAAACCCAGCAGCTGGGCGGGGAGGCTGGGGATGATGGGGACTCCAGGGATGGGCTTACACCATCCTCGAATGGCTTCCCCGATGGTGAGGAGGATGAAACCCCACTGCAGAAACCCACCAGCACCCGGGCCTCTACCCGTAGTCACAGCAGCTTCCCCGTCCCACTGACCCGCCGCCGGCGCCGAGGCTCCCCAAGGGTCTTCAACTTTGATTTCCGCCGGCCAGGCCCTGAGCCCTCAAGGCAGCTCAACTACATCCAGGTGGAGCTTAAGGGCTGGGGCACAGACCGTCCCAAGGGGTCCCAGAACCCCTCAGTATCTGGAGCTCCTGGACCCACCCCACACCCTGCTCGCAGCTCAGACTCCTATGCCGTGATTGACCTCAAGAAGACAGTGGCCATGTCCAACCTGCAGAGGGCTCTGCCCCGAGATGACGGCACTGTCAGGAAGACACGGCACAACAGCACCGACCTGCCTCTGTAG
- the Tomm6 gene encoding mitochondrial import receptor subunit TOM6 homolog, whose translation MASSGVTVSASGSASEAPEVPDNVGDWLRGVYRFATDRNDFRRNLILNLGLFAAGVWLARNLSDIDLMAPQPGV comes from the exons ATGGCTTCTAGTGGGGTGACGGTGAGCGCCTCCGGCTCGGCCAGCGAGGCCCCCGAGGTCCCAGACAACGTAGGAGACTGGCTCCGCGGCGTCTACCGCTTCGCCACCGATCGGAACGACTTCCGGAG GAACTTGATCCTCAATTTGGGACTCTTTGCCGCCGGAGtttggctggccaggaacttgagTGACATTGATTTGATGGCACCTCAGCCAGGGGTGTAG